DNA from Oryzisolibacter sp. LB2S:
GCCGGAAGTTCAGGTCGGCCTCCAGGCGCCGCGCCGCCATGGCCTGTGGGGGCTGGGCCGCGAGCCACTGGGCAAACGCGCGGTAATGCGGTCGCACCTGGCCGCCTTCGTCCAGCATTTCGTTAAAGGCGCGTTCGGAGATGGTTTTTTCGGCAACTGCGTCGCTCATCGGCGGGTCCTCCCATGCTGCGCAGCAAGAAGCTGCGGATGCAGGGGACAAAGCAGATACCGTGCCATCGGCCGTGCGCGGCATTGCGCGGCCTGGCTGAAGGGGGCGATGGGTGCGCGGCCCTGGCGGGAGCGCACCGCTGTGGTGCGATGCGGGCGGGCATGCGCGCACCGCAGCGGGGCAGGTGTGCCTGTCGCGCGTGTTGTCGGCCGCGCTGTATCAGCCCCGTTCTATGGGCAGGCCCAACCGCAGGGCCACGGCGCCCACGCTGCCGCCATTGCTCACCTGGGTGTAGCCCTGGGCGCGCAGCCATTGGGTGGCCATGTCCGAGCGCGCGCCCGAGATGCAGCACAGAATCACCGGCGCATCGCGCCGCGGCAATGCGCTGCAGGCCAGGCGGGCAAGGTCGCCCAGCGGCAGATTGATGGAGCCCGCGACATGGCCGTT
Protein-coding regions in this window:
- a CDS encoding rhodanese-like domain-containing protein; the protein is MSETTALVVDVRSPEEFANGHVAGSINLPLGDLARLACSALPRRDAPVILCCISGARSDMATQWLRAQGYTQVSNGGSVGAVALRLGLPIERG